From the Candidatus Tanganyikabacteria bacterium genome, one window contains:
- a CDS encoding SRPBCC family protein, with protein MILAALLAAYAFPAWPLVPADVLSLREGQHLHKDFEDGALRGSIIRFFVRTDLHRVYGFLADVPAMPRYMPHLREIRVVAQREGVKVLEYKSQVPLVADFTLERHFEPPRRIWWTKVKAPYKRIEGAWDLFPAPGGTVVSYSLAVETGSLIPNWMAAEFQKQGGSALVRNVTRHVESGGKWTRPDYPQEQTPN; from the coding sequence GTGATCCTCGCCGCCCTGCTGGCGGCATACGCCTTTCCGGCATGGCCGCTGGTCCCCGCGGACGTCCTGAGCCTCCGGGAAGGCCAGCACTTGCACAAGGACTTCGAGGACGGCGCGCTCCGCGGATCGATCATCCGCTTCTTCGTCCGGACCGATCTGCACCGGGTCTACGGCTTCCTCGCCGACGTGCCGGCGATGCCGCGCTACATGCCCCACCTCCGGGAGATCCGCGTGGTCGCCCAGCGGGAAGGAGTGAAGGTCCTCGAGTACAAGAGCCAGGTGCCCCTGGTGGCGGATTTCACGCTCGAGCGTCACTTCGAGCCGCCGCGGCGCATCTGGTGGACCAAGGTGAAGGCCCCCTACAAGCGCATCGAAGGCGCGTGGGACCTCTTCCCCGCGCCCGGCGGCACGGTCGTCAGCTATTCCCTGGCAGTAGAGACCGGGTCGCTGATCCCCAACTGGATGGCGGCGGAGTTTCAGAAACAGGGCGGCTCCGCGCTCGTCCGCAACGTCACGCGCCACGTGGAATCGGGCGGCAAGTGGACCCGCCCCGACTACCCGCAAGAACAAACTCCAAATTGA